The following are from one region of the Bacillus methanolicus MGA3 genome:
- a CDS encoding DUF3048 domain-containing protein, translating to MIKKWVVAGSIMLLLLTGCNKEEKTNVNEKKESDEAVQETATKNEFSYRFPLTGIGTEEQTKRRAIAVVINNHPAARPQSGLNKADIVYEVLAEGDVTRLLAVFQSEMPDQVGPVRSARDYLIELAKGFNSLFIAHGYSPEAKKMLEQGYIDNLNGMKYDGTLFKRVDFRKAPHNSYISFANIKKGAELNNYDLTESPDPLKFYQKDELAKITGKKASSVMISYFSNDLFNVSYEYDPKLEKYRRYTNEEQTVDYETKEPVLIDNILILEMEHKVIDNYGRRDINLTSGGKGYLLQKGKWNEIEWKNKEGKIIPYLNGEEASFVPGKTWVNVIPSDPGLTESVSFESN from the coding sequence ATGATAAAAAAATGGGTCGTTGCTGGCTCCATTATGCTTCTGCTTTTGACAGGCTGCAACAAGGAGGAAAAAACCAACGTAAACGAAAAAAAAGAATCAGATGAAGCGGTTCAGGAAACAGCAACAAAAAATGAGTTTTCCTACCGATTCCCTTTAACGGGAATCGGTACAGAAGAACAAACGAAACGCCGGGCAATCGCTGTTGTGATTAATAATCACCCTGCTGCCAGGCCGCAGTCAGGCTTGAATAAAGCAGACATCGTTTATGAGGTGCTGGCAGAAGGTGATGTAACAAGACTTCTCGCCGTCTTTCAAAGTGAAATGCCTGATCAGGTTGGACCTGTCCGAAGTGCTCGAGACTATCTTATCGAGCTTGCCAAGGGTTTTAACAGCTTGTTTATTGCGCATGGCTACAGTCCGGAAGCAAAAAAAATGCTAGAACAAGGATATATTGACAACTTAAATGGGATGAAGTATGATGGCACTCTGTTTAAGAGGGTAGATTTTCGAAAAGCTCCTCATAATTCGTATATTTCGTTTGCAAATATTAAAAAAGGAGCTGAGTTAAACAATTATGATTTAACGGAAAGTCCTGATCCGTTGAAATTTTATCAAAAAGATGAGCTTGCCAAGATAACTGGCAAGAAAGCAAGTTCTGTTATGATTTCCTATTTTTCCAATGATTTGTTCAATGTCAGCTATGAATACGATCCTAAGCTTGAGAAATACAGACGCTACACAAACGAAGAACAGACGGTAGACTATGAAACAAAAGAGCCGGTGCTCATTGACAATATTTTGATTCTTGAAATGGAACATAAAGTGATTGACAATTACGGCAGGCGTGATATCAACTTAACTTCAGGCGGAAAAGGGTATTTGTTGCAAAAAGGGAAATGGAACGAAATAGAATGGAAAAACAAGGAAGGCAAAATTATTCCATATTTAAATGGGGAAGAAGCATCATTCGTGCCCGGAAAAACATGGGTTAATGTGATTCCGTCTGATCCAGGATTAACGGAATCTGTTTCATTTGAATCTAATTAA
- a CDS encoding YerC/YecD family TrpR-related protein: MQIDKLRGKQLDQLFKAILSLRDLEECYRFFDDLCTVNEIQSLAQRLEVARMLREGNTYHKIETETGASTATISRVKRSLNYGNDAYAIALDRIKEQESVSEK, translated from the coding sequence ATGCAAATTGATAAATTAAGAGGCAAGCAACTTGATCAATTGTTTAAAGCAATCCTTTCTTTAAGAGATCTGGAAGAATGCTACCGTTTCTTTGATGATCTTTGCACAGTCAATGAAATCCAGTCGCTAGCCCAGCGTTTAGAAGTAGCCCGTATGCTCCGTGAGGGAAATACGTATCATAAGATTGAAACAGAAACAGGAGCCAGCACTGCTACGATCTCACGCGTGAAACGCTCCTTAAACTACGGAAACGACGCCTATGCAATTGCATTAGATCGAATAAAAGAACAAGAATCTGTAAGTGAAAAATAA
- a CDS encoding heptaprenylglyceryl phosphate synthase — protein MYDIREWRHVFKLDPNRSINDEDLERICESGTDAVIVGGTEGITLENVLNLMARIRKFSVPCVLEVSTIDSVTPGFDFYFIPTVLNSRDSKWITGLHQQAVKEYGKIMNWEEIIMEGYCILNQDCKAAWLTSADVNLDKEDVKSFAMMSEKMFHLPVFYLEYSGKYGDPELVREVKEVLEETVLFYGGGIESAEQAKEMAAHADVIVVGNAVYKNLAEALKTVSAVKS, from the coding sequence ATGTATGATATTCGCGAGTGGCGCCATGTGTTTAAGCTCGATCCAAATAGATCCATTAACGATGAAGATCTCGAAAGAATCTGTGAATCTGGAACAGATGCTGTTATTGTTGGGGGAACAGAAGGTATTACCCTTGAAAATGTTCTAAATTTAATGGCTCGAATCCGCAAATTTTCGGTTCCTTGTGTGTTGGAGGTTTCAACTATTGATTCTGTCACGCCTGGATTTGATTTCTATTTTATCCCAACGGTATTAAACAGCCGTGATTCTAAGTGGATCACTGGATTGCATCAGCAAGCAGTGAAGGAATACGGGAAGATTATGAACTGGGAAGAAATTATTATGGAGGGCTACTGTATATTAAATCAAGACTGTAAGGCTGCCTGGCTAACAAGTGCAGATGTAAATCTTGATAAAGAGGATGTCAAGTCGTTTGCGATGATGTCTGAAAAAATGTTCCATTTACCGGTTTTTTATCTTGAGTACAGCGGCAAATACGGAGATCCGGAGTTAGTCCGCGAGGTAAAAGAAGTGCTTGAAGAAACGGTTCTTTTTTATGGCGGTGGAATTGAATCGGCAGAACAGGCAAAGGAAATGGCAGCCCATGCAGATGTGATTGTCGTAGGCAATGCAGTTTATAAAAATTTGGCCGAGGCTTTAAAAACAGTTTCTGCAGTTAAATCATAA
- the pcrA gene encoding DNA helicase PcrA: MQFLTEKLLSGLNPQQQKAVKATDGPLLIMAGAGSGKTRVLTHRIAYLMVEKGVNPYNILAITFTNKAAREMKERIQNLIGGAGEEIWISTFHSMCVRILRRDIDRIGFNRNFTILDATDQQSVIKGILKDKNIDPKKSDPRAILGSISSAKNELIDPEEFSKTAGGYYEQVVSDIYTEYQKRLRKNQALDFDDLIMTTIQLFKRVPEVLEYYQRKFQYIHVDEYQDTNKAQYMLVKMLAARFKNLCVVGDSDQSIYRWRGADIANILSFEKDYPNAQVILLEQNYRSTKRILLAANEVIANNVNRKPKNLWTENAEGNKIVYYRAVSEQAEAQFVAGKIKEMVESGKRRLSDIAILYRTNAQSRVMEEVLLKSNIEYSIVGGIKFYDRKEIKDILSYLRLIANPDDDISLQRVINVPKRGIGSSSIDKIANFALSHDMSMYQALEAIDMIGLSPKIAKAAAEFRDFIQNYSRMQEYLSVTELVDEVLDKSGYREMLKAERSLEAQSRLENLEEFLSVTKNFEETSEDKSLIAFLTDLALVADIDSLDEDGQKTDAVVLMTLHSAKGLEFPVVFLIGMEEGVFPHSRSLMEEAEMEEERRLAYVGITRAEEELYITNAQMRTLFGQTKMNPESRFIKEIPEDVLEVIHKVQSQASTSGMPKQPERRPVMRPATATTGGDGINWKVGDKAEHGKWGVGIVVSVKGEGEGTELDIVFPNPIGIKRLLAKFAPIKKA, encoded by the coding sequence ATGCAATTTTTAACTGAAAAATTGTTGAGTGGATTGAATCCACAGCAACAAAAGGCCGTCAAGGCAACGGACGGGCCTCTTTTAATTATGGCCGGAGCCGGAAGCGGAAAAACGAGAGTGTTGACACACCGCATCGCCTATTTGATGGTCGAAAAAGGTGTAAATCCTTACAATATTCTAGCAATTACGTTTACAAACAAAGCAGCCCGTGAAATGAAAGAACGGATTCAAAATTTGATTGGCGGCGCCGGAGAGGAAATCTGGATATCAACCTTTCACTCGATGTGTGTAAGAATCTTACGGAGAGATATCGACAGGATCGGATTTAACAGAAATTTTACCATTCTCGATGCAACAGATCAGCAATCAGTGATTAAAGGTATTTTGAAAGACAAAAACATAGACCCGAAAAAGTCTGATCCGCGGGCGATATTAGGGTCTATCAGCTCGGCAAAAAACGAACTTATTGATCCTGAAGAATTTTCGAAGACAGCCGGAGGTTATTACGAGCAGGTTGTCAGTGATATCTATACTGAATACCAGAAACGGCTCCGCAAAAATCAGGCGCTTGATTTCGACGATCTAATCATGACAACCATTCAATTGTTCAAGCGTGTTCCTGAGGTTCTTGAATATTATCAACGAAAATTCCAGTACATTCATGTCGATGAGTATCAGGATACGAATAAAGCACAATATATGCTAGTAAAAATGCTGGCTGCACGATTTAAGAATTTGTGTGTTGTCGGAGATTCAGACCAATCAATTTACCGATGGCGCGGAGCGGATATTGCCAATATTTTATCTTTTGAAAAAGACTATCCGAATGCCCAAGTTATTTTATTAGAACAAAATTACCGCTCGACAAAGAGAATTTTGTTAGCGGCAAATGAAGTAATTGCCAATAACGTAAACCGCAAGCCTAAAAATCTTTGGACGGAAAACGCTGAAGGAAATAAGATTGTTTATTACCGAGCGGTTAGCGAACAGGCAGAAGCACAGTTTGTTGCGGGAAAAATTAAAGAAATGGTTGAAAGCGGGAAGCGGCGGCTTTCTGATATCGCTATTTTGTACAGGACAAATGCCCAGTCGCGTGTAATGGAGGAAGTGCTTCTGAAATCGAATATCGAATACTCGATCGTCGGCGGGATTAAATTCTACGACCGCAAAGAAATTAAAGATATCCTCTCTTATCTTCGCTTGATTGCCAATCCGGATGATGATATCAGTCTGCAACGTGTGATCAACGTACCTAAAAGAGGCATAGGATCAAGCTCGATTGATAAAATCGCGAACTTTGCGCTGAGCCATGACATGTCGATGTACCAAGCGCTTGAGGCAATCGATATGATTGGCTTGAGCCCAAAAATTGCGAAAGCGGCGGCTGAATTCCGCGATTTCATTCAAAATTATTCAAGAATGCAAGAGTATTTATCTGTAACGGAACTCGTTGATGAAGTCCTTGATAAATCAGGCTACCGCGAAATGCTGAAAGCGGAAAGATCACTCGAAGCTCAGAGCCGGCTTGAAAACTTGGAGGAATTTCTTTCTGTTACGAAAAACTTTGAAGAAACGAGCGAAGATAAAAGCTTAATAGCGTTCTTAACAGATTTAGCGCTTGTTGCAGATATTGACAGTCTTGATGAAGACGGCCAAAAAACAGATGCGGTCGTGTTAATGACATTGCACTCTGCAAAAGGGCTTGAATTTCCGGTAGTCTTTTTAATTGGCATGGAGGAAGGAGTATTCCCACATAGCCGTTCGTTAATGGAAGAAGCGGAAATGGAAGAGGAGCGCCGTCTTGCTTATGTCGGTATCACTCGTGCCGAAGAAGAGCTTTATATAACCAACGCTCAGATGAGGACGCTATTTGGACAGACAAAAATGAATCCTGAATCACGTTTTATTAAAGAGATCCCTGAAGATGTTTTAGAGGTAATTCATAAGGTTCAGAGTCAGGCTTCTACGTCTGGGATGCCGAAACAACCCGAAAGGCGTCCGGTAATGAGACCGGCGACAGCCACTACCGGAGGCGATGGTATCAACTGGAAAGTGGGAGATAAGGCAGAGCATGGCAAATGGGGGGTTGGCATCGTTGTTAGTGTAAAAGGCGAGGGTGAAGGAACTGAGCTCGATATTGTTTTTCCAAACCCGATTGGAATCAAACGGCTGCTGGCAAAATTTGCCCCAATTAAAAAAGCATGA
- the ligA gene encoding NAD-dependent DNA ligase LigA, producing MDLQTVEKRIKDLQNLLNQYNYEYHVLDKPSVPDAEYDRLMLELVELESQFPQFKTPDSPTQRIGGEVLDTFKKVEHRTPMLSLSNAFNEQDLRDFDRRIRQIIGNDFSYVCELKIDGLAVSLRYENGIFVQGATRGDGTTGEDITANLRTIRSIPLRLNEPVTIEVRGEAFMPRRSFEALNKVRKERGEEPFANPRNAAAGSLRQLDPRIAASRNLDIFLYGIGDVGETGITSHSEGLDFLEKLGFKTNKERKTCANIDEVIEFVNSWVEKRQSLAYDIDGIVIKVDSLEQQRVLGTTAKSPRWAIAYKFPAEEVVTILKDIELSVGRTGVVTPTAILEPVRVAGTVVQRASLHNEDLIREKDIKIGDHVVVKKAGDIIPEVANVLADKRTGEEKDFHMPTHCPECESELVRLNGEVALRCINPKCPAQIREGLIHFVSRNAMNIEGLGEKVISQLFSANLVHDVADIYKLTREQLIGLERMGEKSVNNLLQAIEASKQNSLERLLFGLGIRHVGAKAAKTLAMEFGTMDRLASASREELTAINEIGEKMADSIVTFFEMEEVRELIQELKASGVNMEYKGPAPVTRTESESFFSGKTIVLTGKLAQLTRNEAKERIEALGGNVAGSVSKKTDLVIAGEDAGSKLTKAEELGIEVWNEERLLEELTK from the coding sequence ATGGATTTACAAACAGTTGAAAAGCGAATAAAAGATTTGCAAAATCTTCTTAATCAATATAACTATGAATACCATGTCCTTGATAAGCCATCCGTACCAGATGCCGAGTATGACCGCCTTATGCTTGAACTGGTTGAATTGGAATCCCAGTTTCCGCAATTCAAGACTCCTGATTCACCTACCCAGCGTATAGGCGGAGAAGTTCTTGATACGTTTAAAAAGGTGGAGCATCGAACGCCGATGCTCAGTCTTAGCAATGCATTCAATGAGCAGGACTTGCGTGATTTTGATCGGCGCATTCGCCAAATAATCGGGAACGACTTCTCATACGTGTGCGAGCTGAAAATCGATGGACTTGCCGTGTCTCTTCGTTATGAAAACGGCATATTTGTTCAGGGTGCAACAAGAGGAGACGGTACAACCGGAGAAGATATTACAGCAAACTTGAGAACAATTCGCTCGATTCCATTGAGGCTTAACGAGCCGGTAACAATTGAAGTTCGCGGCGAAGCTTTCATGCCAAGGCGGTCTTTTGAAGCATTAAACAAAGTCCGCAAAGAACGTGGCGAAGAACCGTTTGCAAACCCGAGAAATGCAGCTGCTGGTTCTCTAAGGCAGCTTGATCCGCGGATTGCTGCATCCCGCAATCTTGACATCTTCCTCTACGGAATCGGTGATGTTGGGGAAACCGGGATAACGAGCCACAGTGAAGGCCTTGATTTTCTTGAAAAGCTTGGGTTCAAAACGAATAAAGAGCGCAAGACTTGTGCGAACATTGATGAAGTGATTGAGTTTGTCAACAGCTGGGTTGAAAAACGTCAGAGTCTGGCATATGACATTGACGGCATTGTGATTAAAGTAGACTCTTTAGAGCAGCAAAGAGTGCTTGGAACAACAGCCAAAAGCCCGCGCTGGGCAATTGCCTATAAGTTTCCGGCAGAAGAGGTTGTTACGATTTTAAAAGATATCGAACTGAGTGTAGGGCGTACAGGAGTTGTCACTCCGACTGCGATTTTAGAACCGGTCCGGGTTGCAGGGACTGTGGTGCAAAGGGCATCTTTGCACAATGAAGATTTAATACGTGAAAAAGATATCAAGATCGGTGACCATGTTGTTGTGAAAAAGGCCGGTGACATTATTCCGGAAGTTGCCAATGTGCTGGCAGACAAGAGAACCGGTGAAGAAAAAGATTTCCACATGCCAACTCATTGCCCGGAATGTGAGAGTGAATTAGTCCGGCTTAACGGAGAAGTGGCTCTTCGTTGCATAAATCCGAAATGCCCGGCTCAGATCCGTGAGGGACTTATTCATTTTGTCTCAAGAAATGCCATGAATATAGAGGGGCTTGGAGAGAAAGTTATTTCCCAGCTTTTTTCAGCCAATCTGGTACATGATGTAGCTGACATTTATAAATTAACCCGGGAACAGCTGATTGGACTGGAAAGAATGGGTGAAAAATCCGTTAATAACTTGCTTCAGGCGATTGAAGCTTCGAAGCAAAATTCGCTTGAAAGACTTCTTTTCGGGCTTGGAATTCGCCATGTCGGTGCAAAAGCAGCCAAAACGCTTGCGATGGAATTCGGAACAATGGACAGACTGGCGTCTGCAAGCAGAGAAGAGCTAACAGCCATCAATGAAATTGGGGAGAAAATGGCTGATTCCATCGTAACATTTTTTGAAATGGAAGAAGTCAGAGAATTAATCCAGGAATTAAAAGCTTCCGGAGTCAATATGGAATACAAGGGCCCAGCCCCGGTTACACGTACGGAATCAGAATCTTTCTTTTCTGGTAAGACAATCGTGTTAACAGGAAAATTGGCACAGCTTACAAGAAATGAAGCAAAGGAAAGAATTGAGGCTCTTGGCGGAAATGTAGCCGGAAGCGTGAGTAAGAAAACGGATCTTGTCATTGCAGGAGAAGACGCTGGTTCGAAACTTACAAAGGCAGAGGAGCTTGGAATTGAGGTTTGGAACGAGGAGAGGCTGCTTGAAGAATTAACGAAATAG